TAGAcaggtaggtagttaggtagctAGAATAAAGGTAGGTTGAAAGGTGAACTTGAAAGGTAAACTtgaaaggtaggtaggtaggtagtttgtTAATTAGTTAGGTAGGTAGAAAACAGTTAGGTGGATAGGTAGACTTGATAGGTAGGCAGTTAGGTAGGTAGGAACACAGGTAGGTAGTTagaaaagaagaagaatgaagtcTGTAACAGCAGAAGCTGAAGGACAGGAGCTGACTGAGTTTGAGTCTGAGCTGAGAGAAGGTGAGATGAGAACTGAAGATGTTCTGGACGTTGTGGATTGTGAGGATTGTGAGGATTGTGAGGATCACTGTCAGAACGCTGATGGACGTTTGGATGATGTGGACGGTGATCAGGGCTCCGTGTTGCTCTGGGTACCCACTGGCCGTCGACTCGTCTCCGGGCTCCTGGGGCTGAACGTGGTGCTCCTGGGAGCCGCGCTGGTGGCTGGAGATGCTTTCCACCCTGAAGGTTTGCACCACCAGGAGCCGGAggtgtttctgctgctgctgatggcGCTGAGCGTGGCGTGGATGCTGTGGTACCTGCTTTGGGCACGGAAACAGCCAGGATTACCCCCACACACGGACCACCATGCAGGGGGCATCACTGTTACTGGTATTAAAGCGAGTTTATTCTGCCTTTTTGGAGtaactgtgaaaaaatatatattcttaattgtacttaaaacatattatgctgtaacagatttatgtacttacttaaaatatattaaaagtacattaatattatgctttcatcaaatgtttgaaagtaaactttgatcatacttttttaaaattacaatatagtgtgtttaaaaaaatagactactttaaagtacacttttagtttaatgtaataatgtaaaaatatacttttgtacgtttttagcaaagtgtgttaaaaacagctgttacaaaaaaaatcacttgaagTATGTATCATCTAACCTTTTAGAAAAACAAtttattacaatttaaaaaatttaaaggaAATTggtaacatgcaaaaaaaaagtaattataaaatatatagtatattaaaatatatatttttataaccaacgaagtatactagaagtgtgctccttaaaaagacaggaacaagaagcatatttgtgctctaatgtaaatatatcacatatatttaacatcgaTTCTTAggacatttctaatatacctggtgtataataaatagtgatacagtagtAATTctaactcattaaatgtattataattttactgttcacatatttaatatatgaggttacatacataaagtagtttaaatgtttaaatgttactcatttaaatataattaaaatagttccattttagtacagttaataagtatacttagcacaatttaagtaagacttttgtactattttttatactgtaattaaagtatcaaaagtacaaaaaagttgttctattttagttctctttaaatatactgattaataataatgtggctacaagaacactttagtgcactatagtataataatgcttaaagctcaccttccgtcgttttttctttcattttaaaatgtctagttgtggtctctagtatgaatgaatgacatgtgagccgtttttgtaaaaaaaaaagtgctcaggtgtctctgtatagctcttttttaaaggactgttttaggggtgtgtccaaaatgaccggattccagctttgctcatgaatattcatacatgcaaacagcatgcaaatatctctcctctgattggctaggagcactgcgacgaccctccaccgctctgccgctcactgcctcccacctcctaactgatgagcggtgatgttgcgtcacttcagctccgcctctgggagtttctcgagccaaggtgggctggtctgtgagtttctgcctacgtaggcagaaagataattcaaaattcacccgtttttcggagggggggaggggggatttctttgcttagctcctgcagacaatgggggctgcaaaacagtttaatgtgcaggtgtacacattcaactcggagagacctactgtattccacaaaaaacaagaaaaatcggattttcgcggaaggtgagctttaatatcctttaatctactttttttcactagggtctACTGTACAGTGAAGGCTTTGTTTTAAACTATACAGCAAAAAGTCATGTTGAATTAACTCCTAACActtttaaaatggttaaaaaatagttaaacacTGCGCCaaagttcctttttaactcatatTTCTATTGTTTTAATTCTCTAAATTGTTACATAGCTGTAATTACTAATTtctttcttgtgtgtgtgtgtgtgggggacaGTGGTGTTAATGCTGTTTGCAGGCTTCAGTCTGTTGCTGTGTGTGTTCATGATGGTTCATAACGTGCTGATGAAGGACTGTCACCCATCTGCTCGAGTTCTTCTACCGTTCATTCAAACTCCATTCCTCTGCCTCCAGGTGAGCAGCATTATATGTAACATGGTGAGAATGGTCTCAATTTGACCAGCTATCAAatttacttctttttaattgagctaaactgctgataaggctcagTATAATCTGATATATTCACCAGATAATACACTGCTATGATCAAACAcggtctctgctgctgctccatgctgtttacacactaagagcgctgtctgtgcagcattcactgctcacatctgtgctgcatgttttattgaaaacactgtgtttaaaagcacagctattttttagcattctgtgttaaagcagcttcacacttcagtacagatatacacactggaacacagaatcttctcactatatttactttcacattcccgcgccagacagctctgaccaatcagaggagacgatgtgctcaggTGGTTTATTGgagcacattttggtgcgtttaggtttttatgcctgtgtgaaaccaaaccaaacagagggagaaacacttcAAATAAACtataactcatcaactgatccggatcatagaaactatagaacaactacaggtgtgaaaacgctcttttatactcagataATTCTAAATTTCTGATTCAGAAAtctttacaaccaagctgagatgtttataataaagtaaaaaaagtttccactatccaatttatcatgcattctttattccagagccccacgttggttttatctcccctcaaacatacacaacaagtatatactagtatgtttaatcaacaccactaatataaatataatttaatgtattttacagttCTTACAGTCATTCTGGCTTCTATAAATAGTTCATTATTTTGAGACCGTATATTAGAACTTTGAAAAAGATTTAGTTAGTTGTAAACTTAAAGAAGAAAAACTTAAGCTGTCCACTTTGTCAAATAGTAAAATATCATGatgaaatatactatatatatatatgtttaaaacagAAGTAGAACATTCACCATGAACAATTTAATATGTCTAGATGAACCATGTTTCCTCCAAATGACAATTTTCACAGCAAGCTGCATTCAGGGTGGACAAAGTCATTTTTAGTCAGTTGTTGTAAAAAATTGACTGAACAGGGTGGATAGTGCATGACCGGGAATAAAAAAGTGGAAATGAAAAAAGTCATTAAGGTGGAGAATATGATTTATGTGtagtaaaacacacaaaaaaatatataatgaccCAAATGATATCTTCAAAATCTAACAGCAGTTATTTGGCTTTTCTTACAGACCTATCTGCTGTGGGCTCACTCCAAAGACTGCATCCACAAACACAGAATCCTCACAAGGTACTACCTCTAACCATCTCCACCTCACCGCCTCTGTTAATCCTGTGGCTTCAGAATGGGAGAATAGTGCTAGTAGGggttagtggttggtgtggtgcagtggataacatcactgcctgccagtgagctaccatgtgggagactggggttcaattccaggtctgggtgactgaatgctgagctacaccaataagagtccttgggtaaGACTCCTAACAATACATTGACCCAACTCTGTAATATGTATAacgttgtaagtcgctctggataagatcgtcagctaaatgccgtaaatgtagaaatgtggttataaatagattttttacctattttcactttttgacatgagGTGAATCTGGTAGTTCTAGcagtagttttttttacatttgaatgtaaaaaatggaccaaatggaccaaaagaaattccCTGAAACACTCCTGTACCCTTATGCCATTACCATTTGGCATAATCGTAGTATATTTATTGTACAAAATCATATAGTGGAAATGATAGcatacattataatataatttaatgtaataattgtGTGTCCTTGTGTTTTAGGTCTGGTCTAATGCTGATCCTGTGTACAGATATCCTGCTGTGGTTGAGCGCAGTAACAGAAGATTCCATTCATATGGAGATCGAGCTGGAGAGACAGTACAAACAGCCCATCATCAGAGCACAGTTAGGTACATTCACCCTCAAAACCTTcttttgccactttattagaaactcctttTTTAAAGCTCCATAAACTTAATTCCAAATTATCTGAGGTTCCTCTGTTCAATCAGACACAGTGATTCCTAAATTCACCAAAATTTAAGGAGCTTAGAGTGGTCTGGAGCTCTCTCTATAATCTgaggatcgctggtttgaattccaggtcatgctgcttctccatcagcagccagagtcagagagagagagagtacagtaggtcatgctgcttctccatcagcagccggagtcagagagagagagaacagtaggtcatgctgcttctccatcagcagccggagtctgagagagagagtacagtaggtcatgctgcttctccatcagcagccaaagtcagagagagagagtacagtaggtcatgctgtttctccatcagcagccagagtctgagagagagagagagagagagagagagagtacagtaggccatgttgcttctgcatcagcagccagagtctgagagagagagagagtacagtaggccatgttgcttctgcatcagcagccagagtctgagagagagagagagtacagtaggtcatgctgctgctcCATCAGCAGACGGAGTCTGAAatattatgtttcttttttttcttagtgatccagactaagaaggaacacataaggaatcatgtagtaacttaaaagtgttaagctAACCAAAGTACTCAtctgtttttgaggctggtaactctgattaacttaacCTGTTCAAAAGATTCAACCCTTGCTCCTCTTACCctggtgcggtcctgatgagtgccagtttcatcatcataacttttgtatgtttttctttttttttgcgacTACGcttaatacttttttaaatttcttgaaattcttcttttcggattgactTCACTTCTTACACTTCTTCTCAAagtcattttatttctttacttagttgagtagttcttgcttccctgtatacctgtaactttcCTCcttactactttacaactgatgctctcaaacactttattaagaggcgagaaattcaaattaaattaactcttgatgagttcagcacagctgttacctgaaagcctgaattccagtgtTGTAAGATatgagagcaagttaccatttcctTGATTGCAAAGAGTGACTTCATGCAGTTTTATATTGATTTCCCCGTGTTTTATTAGCTTTTCCACTTTGTCATATGGACGTCTATTTAAAACGTTAATTGTAATCTACTCATTTTACTGTTTTAGACGAGGACGAGGGCATCAGAAATGCCTCAGATTGCCACTGTGGAAAGCAGCCGGTGTGCGGATCTCTGCGAAAAGGCTACGAGGTGCTGTACCCCTTCAACATGGAGTTCAGCCTGCTGGCGGGGTGCATGCTCTACGTCATGTGGACGAACGTGGGCCGTCACGTGACCGGCACTCACTCGGGTCACGCCCAGAAGATCACCATGCGGATTGTGCACCACGGGGGCATCCTGCTGGGCCCTGTGCTGGGGCTGCTGGTTCTGATCACGGGGGTGGTGATCTTCGTGCTGTACCAGGTGTGGGTGGGTCAGCGGGGGAGGCGGCTCAGGGCCTTCCTGCTGTTCTACGGTTTCCACCTGAGCGTTATGCCGTTTATGGCGCTGTGCTCGCTGGTAGGCATGCTGGTGTACCGCCGAAAAGAGAGGCTGCCCAGCAGGGGGCGTGACAGGAAGCACGAGGACCCGGCGGTGAAGAACCCGACCCGTAGCCTGGACGTGCTGCTGCTGGTGGGGGCCGGACTGGGCCAGCTCTCTCTTTCATATTTCTCCCTGGTTGCTGCTCTCGCTGAGGGACCCAGAGGCATTCTGGGAAGTCTGGATCTGTCGTTTTCGCTGCTGAGCCTGCTGGAGCTGGTCCTCCAGACCATGTTCATCATCCAGGGGCTGCAggaacacacacatccacaccagaacacacactcGAGTCGAACCGGGAAAGAGGAGAAGGAGTCAGCAGATGGGAAGGGAGCTTTTAAGGTCAGTACAATTTTACATCCTAAAGCTTGTTAAAAACTCTGCCATGTTAAAACTGgacttatgaaaaaaaaactaatttggcTAATTCATTTAAGACATTCGATTAATGCTAATTTAAAGGGAACATATTATACCTGtttttgcacaagttagaatactGTACTCTATAGTTTATACATGTTCATTTATACAAAATTACTATCATATGAAGATCAAGCTCATATCGGCTCTAATCTcaccagttttagtccctttcagaatgagccatttaagggctctgtcacttttatgcaaataagctgttgcacCCATACCATTcatactgattttgctatttataggtatataaactccaaataaaaatattgtcatttagagcatttatttgcagaaaatgagaaatggctgaaataacaaaaaaagatgcagagctttcagacctcaaataatgcaaagaaaacaagttcatattcattaatatttaagagttcagaaatcaatatttggtggaataaccctgttttttaatcacagttttaatttcatgcatcttggcatcatgttctcctccaccagtcttacacactgcttttggataactttatgctgctttactcctggtgcagaaaattcaagtagttcagtttggtggtttgatggtttgtgatcatccatcttcctcttgattatattccagagtttttcaatttggtgaaattaaagaaactcatcatttttatgtgctctcttattttttttgtctagagctgtatatgcaatACCAGTTGCAATAAAcgattggacacacctttttattcaatgttttaatttctatacattataaatgaatagtgaagtgattcagactatgaaggaacacataaggaatcatgtagtaacttaaaacagtgttaaacaaaccaaaatactcaaaatactgtGAAgcagcatttagatgctcttatctagggagctgttaacttgtggtttctgaagctggtaactctgatgaacttatcctcatgactgagaaaatgtagagttgtgtaaagctgtcatcttagcaagagttgctactttggagaatgtaaaatacaattaaaaatgtaaaatataaaataacacttttttttaattaaattccatAAATAAATGGTGTAAATGGTGTATCTCCTGTGTGGAGCAGATGGAGAAGATAGCTGAAGGTGCTGCTGGTTCTGCTGATATGGCTGAAGGAACAGCGTTCCTACAGAAAAGCAGTGATGCTGAAGCGCCCCCTGCAGGAACACCTGGACAAAACACTCATTCCTGGAGCAGGAGGACGATTCAGGAGATCTGCGCCTTCCTCATTCTATCCAACGTCAtggtgagagagaaatagagagaaagagaaacagagagtgtatgggtgtgtttttgaattaacaaaaaaaatgttaaaaacacacCACCATAAGTTTTAGGACATCCATATTGTTTAATAGTCCAGTATCAGTGCTGTACGATCCAGACATGATGTATGTAGAATTATTCTCTGCATTGCCGAAACTGAGACTTATTTCTaagagtttttatttattcagaaaaAGGTTTATGCAAGAGTCTAAACTTTTGCacagcaatcaaatcctcacagcaatactaAAGCAAGTCCAAAATCTAGTGCAAAGCCTGTTTttaaacagtagagacagttactgcaaccaaaaaaaatgatgatctgctgtttgaggtctagtgtgaagtttccaccaatcagtgatggtttggagagacatgtctgatatctgctggtgttgatccactgtgttttattatcaagtctaaagtcagtgcagttttgttttcccacaaaatcttacagcacttcatgcttccctctgctgagaacaacttttatagagataaggattttattttccggcaggacttggcacactggccacactgccaaatgtaccaattgctaatatataatattctaattttctgagacaccgaTTTTTAGGATTtgaattggctgtaagccataattataatcaacaataaaataaacccttaaaatagatcactctgtgtgtaatacatctatataatatatatgtaactgtgatgtatctgtgtgtaatacatctatatgaatttcacattttaaactgaattactaagattatcaaagtaactttttaataatatacattttttttgagatgcacttttGTCCATTGTCAGTTCTGATTggtacttttgtgtgtgtgtgtgtgtgtgtgcagctgtggGTGATTCCAGCGTTCGGGGCCCACCCTCAGTTTGAGAGTGGTTTGGGGAAGCAGTTTTACGGGTTCTCAGTGTGGTTCGTGTTGGTG
This genomic stretch from Astyanax mexicanus isolate ESR-SI-001 chromosome 15, AstMex3_surface, whole genome shotgun sequence harbors:
- the LOC111192622 gene encoding proton channel OTOP3, which produces MKSVTAEAEGQELTEFESELREGEMRTEDVLDVVDCEDCEDCEDHCQNADGRLDDVDGDQGSVLLWVPTGRRLVSGLLGLNVVLLGAALVAGDAFHPEGLHHQEPEVFLLLLMALSVAWMLWYLLWARKQPGLPPHTDHHAGGITVTVVLMLFAGFSLLLCVFMMVHNVLMKDCHPSARVLLPFIQTPFLCLQTYLLWAHSKDCIHKHRILTRSGLMLILCTDILLWLSAVTEDSIHMEIELERQYKQPIIRAQLDEDEGIRNASDCHCGKQPVCGSLRKGYEVLYPFNMEFSLLAGCMLYVMWTNVGRHVTGTHSGHAQKITMRIVHHGGILLGPVLGLLVLITGVVIFVLYQVWVGQRGRRLRAFLLFYGFHLSVMPFMALCSLVGMLVYRRKERLPSRGRDRKHEDPAVKNPTRSLDVLLLVGAGLGQLSLSYFSLVAALAEGPRGILGSLDLSFSLLSLLELVLQTMFIIQGLQEHTHPHQNTHSSRTGKEEKESADGKGAFKMEKIAEGAAGSADMAEGTAFLQKSSDAEAPPAGTPGQNTHSWSRRTIQEICAFLILSNVMLWVIPAFGAHPQFESGLGKQFYGFSVWFVLVNLGQPLTVFYRMHSVGALMELLIFA